The sequence ACGGCCAGCGCCCGCGCTGCTGGCGTCGCTGGAGCGCATCACCGCCGCCGCCTTCGGCCAGAGGCGCAAGATGCTGCGGTCGAGCCTCAAAGCGCTGGGCGGCGAGACCCTGTGCGAGGCAGCCGGCATAGCCGCCGACCGCCGCGCCGAGACCATCCCTGTTTCTGGGTTCCTCGATCTGGCCCAAGCCCTGCTACAAAGGGACTGAGGCCCGCGCCTCAACTCAGTTTTTCGTCGAGCAGCTTCTGCACCAACGGTTTGAGCCAGGGGTTGCGCGCCCGCTTCAGGCGTTCGGCATGATAGATGTGTGCGAGGTCGGCATAGGCCTGATCGAAATCGTCGTTCAGGATCACGTAGTCGTACTCGGCCCACATGGCGATCTCGCCATAAGCGCGGCCGAGCCGGCGCTGGATCACGTCCTCGGCGTCCTGGGCCCTGGCATGCAAACGGCGGCTGAGGTCGGCCATGGACGGCGGCAGGATGAACACCCGCACCACATCGGCCGGCGCGGCCTGGGCGATGCTCATCGCCCCCTGCCAGTCGATGTCGAACAGCACGTCCCGCCCCTGCTCGAGAGCGGCCATCACCGGCGCGCGCGGGCTGCCATAGCGATGCTCGTGCACCTCAGCCCATTCCAGGAAGGCGTCCTCGCCGATCATGGCGTGGAAGCGGGCCGGATCGACGAAGTGATATTCCCGTCCGTCGTGCTCCCCGGGGCGCGGGCCGCGGGTGGTGGCGGAAATCGAGAGCTCGAGGTCCGCATGGTCCGCCACCAGGCGCCGCGAGAGCGAGGTCTTGCCAGCGCCCGAGGGGCTGGAGATCACCAGCATCAGGCCGCGGCGTTGGCGGGGGCGGTCATTCGACATTCTGCACCTGCTCGCGCAACTGATCGATGGTCGCTTTCAACTCCAGCCCCACCGCGGTCAAGGCCGTGGTCGCCGATTTCGAGCAGAGGGTGTTGGCCTCGCGCATGAATTCCTGGGTCAGGAAGTCCAGCTTGCGGCCGACGGGGTCGTCCGTCGCCAAAAGGGTGCGGGCGGCGGCCACGTGGCTTGTCAGCCGGTCCAACTCCTCGCGCACGTCGGCGCGGCTGGCGAGGGCCGCGGCCTCCTGCACGACGCGCTCCTGCAGGTCGGCTCGCTCGCCGAGCAGTTCGGCCATGCGCCGTTCGAAGCGCTCCTTGAGTACGACAGGCTGGGCCTTGGCCTCGCCCTCGGCCTGGGCGACCAGGGTCTCGATCTTGTCGGCCAAGGCCGCCAGCACCGGCGCCAGCGCGGCGCCTTCCTCAAGGCGGGCCACCTTCAGCCCATCGAGAGCCTCCGCCAGGCTCGCGGCCATGGCCGCCTCGACGGCGGCGCGGACCTCCGCATCCTCGCCCTCGTCGCTGGCCTCGATCACCCCGCGCAGGGCTAGAATGCCGTCAAAAGCCGGCGGGCTGGCCCGGCCGTCCCGCACATAGGGCTCGGCCAGGGCGAGAAAGGCCTCCAGCTGCGTGGCGTTGACGCGCACCGCGCCGAGCCCCTCGGCCCGCTTGGCCTGCAGGGCGATATTGATCTGGCCGCGCTGGAAGCGGGCCTGGGCGGCGTCGCGGGCGGCCCGGTCCAGGCTATCGAAGCCCGGCGGCCCGCGGAAGCGCGCCTCCAGGCTGCGTCCGTTGACCGAGCGCGCCTCCACCGTCCAGCTCCAGGCGCCCTCGGCCCCATCGGCCCTGGCAAAGCCGGTCATACCAGAGATCGCCATCTCAGCGCCCCGCCGTCTTGGTCTGAGCGTGCTGCTGGGCGTGAATCGCCCGCCAGTGCTCCACGTTCTTGTTGTGCGCCTCGAGCGTCGAGGCGAAGGCGTGCCCGCCCGTGCCGTCGGCGACGAAATAGAGATCGTTGGAGTCCGGCGGGTCCAGCACCGCCGCCAGGGACGCCCTGCCGGGGTTGCAGATCGGCGTCGGGGGCAGGCCGTCGATATGATAGGTGTTGTAGGGCGTCACGCTGTCCAGCTCCGGCTTGGTCGGCTCTCGCGCGGGCGGCCGGCCGGGATTGACGCCATAGGTGACGGTCGGGTCGGAACCCAAGGGAATGTGCTGGCGCAGGCGGTTTTCGAACACCGCCGCCACATGGGGCCGCTCGTCCGCCACCGCGGTCTCTTTCTCCACGATCGAGGCCAGGATCACCGCCTGCTCCGGCGTCTCGACCGGCAGATTGCCCTTGCGCTGGGCCCACAGGGTGCGCAGCAGGGTGTCGCGGGCGTCCATCATCCGTTGCAGCACCGCGCCCCGGTCCTCGCCGCGGCGGACCTCGTAGGTCTCCGGTAGGATTGTCCCCTCGGCTGGCGCCGGCGCAGCCCCGGTCAGCACGGGGCTGGCCATCAGGATGTCGACCGCCTCCTCCGAGGTGAGGCCTTCGGGGATGGTGATCATGTGGTGGACGATGTCGCCGCGGCGGATCTTGTCGATCACGCTGGCGAGCGAGGCATGGGTCGGGAATTCATATTCGCCGGCCTTCAGCCGCTTGGCCGCGCCGCTGACCTGGGCGGCGGCGATGAACACCGCCGGCGAACGGATCACGCCGGCGCCGCGCAGGGTGGCGGCGATCTCGCTGATGCCGCCGCCTTGGCGCAGAACCACGGTGGTCGAGCCATCATGCGCCGCCGCCGGCCCCGGCCCCTGGTAGAGCCAGAGGCCCAGGCCCAGCATCACCACCGCCAGCACGACCAGGGTGGTCGCCGCGCTGCCGAAGGCGATGCCCAGCCGGCGCAGCAGGGGCAGGTCCGCAGACCGCTTGGCTTTGGGGGCTGGCCTCCTACCGCTCACGAGACCTTCTTCAACACCAGGGAGGCGTTGGTGCCGCCGAACCCGAAGCTGTTGGACAGGGCGATGTCGATCTTCATCGGCTTGGCCTTGTGCGGCACAAGGTCGATGGCGGTCTCGACGGAGGGGTTGTCGAGGTTGATGGTCGGCGGGGCGATCTGGTCGCGGATGGCGAGGACGGTGAAGGCCGCCTCGACCGCGCCTGCGGCGCCCAGCAGGTGACCAATCGCCGACTTGGTCGAGGACATGGCCACCTTGCCGGCCGCCTGGCCCAGGATGCGCTCCACCGCGCCCAGTTCGATCTCGTCGCCCAGAGGCGTCGAGGTGCCGTGGGCGTTGATGTAGTCGATGTCGGACGCATCGATCCCGGCCCGGGCGATGGCCGCCTTCATGGCGCGGAAGCCGCCGTCGCCATCCTCGGCCGGAGCGGTGATGTGATAGGCGTCGCCGGCCAGGCCGTAGCCGACCACCTCGGCATAGATCTTGGCCCCGCGCGCCTTGGCGTGCTCGTACTCTTCCAGCACCAGGACACCGGCGCCCTCGCCCATGACGAAGCCGTCGCGATCCTTATCATAGGGACGCGAGCCTTTTTCCGGCTCGTCGTTGAAGCTGGTGGACATGGCGCGGCAGGCGATGAAGCCCGCGATGCCAATCTTGCACACCGCCGCCTCGGCGCCGCCAGCGATCATTACGTCCGCATCGTCCCACTGGATCAGCCGGGCCGCGTCGCCGATCGCGTGCGCGCCGGTGGCGCAGGCCGTGACGACGGCGTGGTTCGGCCCTTTGAAACCGTAGCGGATCGAGACCTGGCCCGAGGCCAGGTTGATCAAAGCCGAGGGAATGAAGAAGGGGCTGACCCGGCGGGGACCCTTCTGCTCCAGTTCGACCGCAGTGTCGGCGATGGCTGAGAGGCCGCCGATGCCCGAGCCGATCATCACGCCGGTGCGCTCGCGGCTCTCCTCGTCCTCGGGCATCCAATTGGCGTCCCGCACGGCTTCGTCGGCGGCGGCCATGGCGTAGAGGATGAAATCGTCGACCCGGCGCTGATCCTTGGGCGACATGGTCTGGTCCGGATCGAAGCTGCCGGGCACGTCAGGCCCGCCGCCGCCGCGCCCGTCGACGCGCGGCACCTCGCAGGCGATCTTGCAGGCGTAGTCGGTGGGGTCGAAGGCCGAGATGCGGTTGGCGCCCGACTTGCCGGCCAGGATCGCCTGCCAGCTGACATCGACGCCGTAGCCGAGGGGGGTGATCAGGCCGAGGCCGGTGACGACGACACGGCGCATGCGAGGCTCCTTACGCTGGAGCGGAACGGCGCCCAGCTACGCTGCGCCCGCGGCCCGCTCTGAACCCTTCGAAACGGCCCGCCGGGGAATCAGTCGGGCCGACCAACAAATACATAAGCCGCCGCCCGCGAAATTGCGCGCGGCGCGACGGCTCATGCGAGATCGAAATTGGTTTCGGCGAGCCGATCAGGCGCCCAGGCGCTCGTCGATGAACTTCACCGCATCGCCGACCGTCTGGATATGCTCGGCGGCGTCATCCGGGATTTCGATATCGAACTCTTCTTCGAAGGCCATGACCAGCTCGACGTTGTCGAGGCTGTCGGCGCCCAGGTCGTCGATGAAGGAGGCCTTTTCAGTGACCTTCTCCGGATCGGCGTCCAGGTGCTCGATCACGATCTTACGCACGCGTTCGAGAGTGTCGGACATACGAAGTAATCCCTTGTTGTTCGTGGACGCGGGCGGCGACGCCGGCGCGACTTGAAGAAAACCTATTGCTCGGCCGTCGCAGTTTGACCGGAACAGCTGATCGGGCATCGCCCTAGCATGTTCCTTTAGGCCCGACTAGACGCCCCCCTAAAGCGGCTAGACCATGGCCATGCCGCCGTTCACATGCAAGGTCTGGCCTGTGACATAGGCTCCCGAGGCCGCGGCCAGGTAAACACACGCAGCGGCGACATCGTCTCCGCCTCCCAGCCGGCCGGCGGGAATCTTCGACATGATTCCCTCCTTCTGCTGATCGGTCAGGGCGTCGGTCATGGGACTCGCGATAAAACCAGGCGCGACGCAATTCACAGTGACGTTACGGCTCGCCACCTCCTGGGCCAGGGACTTGGAAAAGCCGATCATGCCGGCCTTAGAGGCGGCATAGTTGGCCTGACCCGGATTGCCGGTCACGCCGACCACAGAGGTGACGCCAATGATTCGGCCCCAACGGCGCTTCATCATCCCCTTCAGCGCGGCGCGCGACAGGCGGAAATAGGATTCGAGGTTCACCCGCAGCACCGCCTCCCAGTCCTCGTCCTTCATGCGCAGGAGCAGGCCGTCCTTGGTGATCCCCGCATTGGCGACCAGGATGTCGACCTGGCCGGTCCCGGCGGCCTCGGCCGCGCCGATCAGCCCGTCGACCGCCGCCGGGTCGGAGAGGTTGCAGGCGGCGACGCTGGCGCGCTCGCCGAGTTCGGACGCCAGGCCGCCCAGCACCTCGGCGCGGGTGCCCGACAGCACCACGTGCGCGCCCTGGGCGTGGAAGGCCCGCGCGATCGCCCCGCCGATGCCGCCGGTGGCCCCGGTGACGAGCGCGGTCTTGCCGGATAGGTCGAACATCAGATCCTGCTCCCCTCAGAGCGACTTGGCGAAAGCTTCGAGATCGGCCGGCGCGTTCAACGCCAGGGCCTCGGCGTCGGGGGCGATGCGCTTGGCCATGCCGGTCAGCACCTTGCCTGCGCCGGCCTCGGCGAAGCGGGTGACCCCGCCCTCGCCCGCCAGCCATTCCATGCTCTCGCGCCAGCGGACGCGGCCGGTGACCTGTTCGACCAGCAGGCGGCGGATAACCTCGGCGTCCAGGGTGGGCCTGGCCAGCACATTGGCCACCAGCGGCGCGCGCGGAGCGCTGATCCGCGCCTCGGCCAGGGCGGCGGCCATCTCGTCGGCCGCGGGCTGCATCAGGGGGCAGTGGAACGGCGCCGAGACGTTCAGCGGGATGGCCCGCGCGCCCAGGGCCTTGGCCGCCTCGATGGCCTTGTCCACTGCCGTCTTGGCGCCGGAGATCACCACATTGCCGACATTGTTGTCGTTGGCCACGACGCAGACCCCGACCTCTGCGCCCGCCGCCGCCGCGGCCTCGGCCAGGGCGAGGTCGGTCTTGGGCCCGATCAGCGAGGCCATGGCCCCCTCGCCCACCGGAACCGCTCGCTGCATGGCCTGGCCGCGCAGTTTCAGGAGGCGCGCGGTGTCGGCCAGCGGGATCGCGCCCGCAGCGGCCAGGGCGGAATATTCGCCCAGGCTGTGACCGGCGACGAAGGCGGCCTTGTCGATGCCGAGGCCGAACTCCTGCTCCAGGGTGCGGATCACCGCCAGGCTGACCGCCATCAGGGCCGGCTGCGCGTTCTCGGTCAGGGTCAGGTCCTCGATCGGACCCTCGCGCATCAACTTGGACAGGGACTGCTTAAGGGCCTCGTCCACCTCTTCGAACACGGCGCGCGCCGGGGCGAAGGCCTCGGCCAGGTCGGCGCCCATGCCGACGGCCTGGCTGCCCTGGCCGGGGAAAAGAAAGGCGAGAGACATGGGGCCGCTCCTTGAATGGCGGGTCGATTCAGTGGCGCGAGGGTTAGGTCAATCCAGGGCGGGCGGCAAGCGCGGGCGAAATTCCGCTGGTTTGCAGTGATCCGCTGGCGTGCCATGGTCGTAGCGCGCCCAGGTATGGTCAGCCGCAAAGGCCGGAGGAACTCCAATGAAGAAGACACTGCTCGCCCTGACGCTCAGCTGCGCCCTGGCCTCGCCCGCCTTCGCCGCCCTGGCTCCAGGCGCCGCGGCCCCGGACTTCGTGGCTCCCGCCTTCCTAGCCGGCAAGCCGTTCGATTTCCATCTGAACGACGCGCTGAAGAAAGGCCCGGTGGTCCTGTACTTCTTCCCCGCCGCCCACACCTCGGGCTGCAACCTGGAAGCCCACCTGTTCGCCGAGGCGGTAGACCAGTTCAAGGCCCAGGGCGCGACCGTGATCGGCGTCACCGCCGGCAACACCGACCAGCTCGGCGCCTTCTCCGCCGAGACCGAGCACTGCTCGGGCAAGTTCCCGGTAGCCGCCGACGCCGACCTGAAGATCGGCAAGGAATACGATTCCAAGCTGGTGCTGCGGCCCGGTTGGACGGATCGCACGTCCTATGTGATCACCCCCGACCACAAGGTTCTGTTCGCTTACAGCGACCTCAAGGCGGACAAGCACGTCGACGAGACGCTGGCGGCGGTGAAGGCCTGGCGAGCCAAGCATCCGGGGTAAGCTGCTCTCCTCGTCGGAATCAGCGGGTGTGGGGGACATGAAGAACAAGAAGATTGGGTGCGCGGCCGCACTCGCGTTTACCGCGGCCGTCTCCGCCTCCTCCGCCCAAGCTCAGACCCAAGCCCTCAAACCCGCCTTCGAGGCCCAGCTGAAGCAGCACGGCGTCGTCGGCGGCGGCTTGGCGTTTGTTCACGGCCCCGCCCCTGCGGCCTTGATCCTGAGCGGCGACGCCCGCACCGAGCCACGCCAGGCGATCGACGCCGAGACCGCCTACAACTGGGCCTCGATCACCAAGACCTTCACCGCCATCGCCATCCTGCAGTTGCGCGACCGGGGCCTGCTGTCGCTGGACGATCCGATCACCAAGTACGTGCCCGAGCTGCGCCAGGTCCATGACGCCTACGGCTCGCCCGACGCCATCACCATCCGCCAGCTCCTGACCCACAGCGCCGGCTTCCGCAATCCGACCTGGCCCTGGGACTGCGACGACGCCAAGGACTGCACCTGGCAGCCCTTCGAGCCGACCCGGTGGACCCAGGTTGCGGCCATGCTGCCCTATACGCATGTCGCCTTCCCGCCCGGCAGCCGCTGGAGCTACTCCAACCCCGGCTATGTGTTCCTGGGCCAGGTGATCGAGCGGCTGAGCGGTGACGATTTCGAGGTCTATGTTGACAAGAATATCCTGAAGCCCCTCGGCATGGCCGACAGCTACTTCGACCGCGCGCCCTATTTCCTGCAGGGCCACGTCTCGGCGAGCTGGCTGCGAGCGGGATCGCGTCTGGAGGCGCAGCCGTTCGACTACGACACCGGGATCACCACCTCGAACAGCGGGCTCAAGGCCCCGCTTCCCGACATGGTCAAGTACCTGCGCTTCCTGGTCGGCGAACCAGGCAATGCGCGCTACGAGACGGTGCTGAAGCGCAGCTCGCTGGAGGAGATGTGGCGCGGCGAGGTCCCGGTCACGGAGCCTGGCGAAGCCGCCACCGCCTATACCGAAACCTCAGGCGGCAAGCCGCCGATGATGGGCCTGGGCTTCTTTGTCATGGAGCGGAACGGCCATCGCTACATCTATCACGACGGCGACCAGGCCGGCTTTTCCTCCGAGCTCCTGGTCGATCCCGACGGCAAGAGCGCGGCCATCCTGGTGGTCAACACCACCGACACAGGGGCCGAAACACCGGCCAGCACCCACGCCATCTCCAATACCGACCCAGACCCGGCGACGGACCTGCGCAAGTCGATGCGGGCCGCGCTGGTCGACAAGGTGTTCCCTGCCGCCGCCAAGGCTCCGTGAACAGCCCTTGCAAAAACCCGCGTATTCCCGTATTAGCGCGCCCTCTCCGGAAGGCGGTCTTTCGCGGTTCTTCCAGTTTTCGGGCGTTCGGCCCGGAACGCCGCGACAAGAGCCATCGTATCCCAGCCAGCTTCCGAGGCTAGGACGCGCCGCCTTCCACAGCGGAAGAAGGACATCATGGCTTTCTACGAGCACGTGGTCATTGCGCGGCAGGACATCTCCCCGCAACAGGCCGAAGCGCTGAACGATCAGCTGAAGCACCTCATCGAAGAGGGCGGCGGCCACATCGCCAAGATCGAATACTGGGGTCTGCGCAACCTCACCTACCGCATCAAGAAGAACCGGAAGGGTCACTACTCCCTCCTGGCCATCGACGCCCCTGCGGCGGCGGTGAAGGAGATGGAGCGCCAGCTGTCGATCAACGAAGACGTGCTGCGCTACATGACCGTGCGGGTCGAAGAACTGGACCTGGAGCTGTCGCCGGTCCTGGCGCGTCGCGACCGTGATCGCGGCGAGCGGGGCGACCGCGAGGGCGGCGAGCGCCCCCCGCGTCGTGAATTCGAAGACGTTCCGGCCTAAAGGACACAGATCATGACCGATGTTGCTCCCGAAGCCGGCGCGCCCGCCGGCGGCGCCCGTCGCCCCTTCTTCCGCCGCCGCAAGGTGTGCCCGTTCTCCGGCGCCAACGCCCCGAAGATCGACTACAAGGACGTCAAGCTCCTGCAGCGCTACGTCTCCGAGCGCGGCAAGATCGTGCCGTCGCGCATCACCGCGGTCTCGGCCAAGAAGCAGCGCGAACTGGCCAAGGCCATCAAGCGCGCCCGCTTCCTCGCCCTGCTCCCCTACGTCGTGAAGTAAGGAGCGGACACCCATGAAAGTCATTCTGCTCGAACGCGTCGAGCGCCTGGGTCACCTGGGCGACGTGGTCAATGTGAAGGACGGCTTCGCCCGTAACTTCCTGTTGCCCCGTTCCAAGGCCCTGCGCGCAACCTCGGCGAACATGAAGGTCTTCGAAGGCCAGCGCGCCGACATCGAAGCCCGCAACCAGAAGGCTCGCGACGCGGCCTCGAACGCCGGCGAAAAGCTGGACGGGACCTCATATGTCCTGATCCGCCAGGCGGGCGAGAGCGGCCAGCTCTACGGCTCGGTCTCGGGCCGCGACGTGGCCGACGCGGTCAACGCCGAAGGCGGCAAGATCGACCGCTCGATGGTCTCGCTGGACAAGCCGATCAAGACCCTGGGCGTGCACCAGGTGAAGGTGAAGCTGCACGCGGAGGTCACCGTTACGGTCAGCATCAACATCGCGCGCAGCCAGGACGAAGCCGAGCGTCAGGCGCGCGGCGAGAACGTCATCGCCGCGGCCTTCGAAGAAGAGGCTCGCCTCGACGCCGAAGCCGCTGCGGACATGCTGGAAGGCGGCGCCGGACAGCTGGGCGAAGACCGCGACTTCGCCTGAAGCGCGACCTGACCCACAGATCAAGGCGGCTCCGCAAGGGGCCGCCTTTTTTGTTCTTGCCGCCGGCAACAAGCTGAGCGTTGATATCAGTCCACAGCCGCCATGATCGCTGGGGATATCCCAACGACGAACCTCCGTCGCTCCTGCCTCATACGTTAACGTCCACAGATGGCTCTCGCACCAGCTCTCGAACTGCACTCCGTGACGGACGACGCGGGGATTTCCCACATCCCCCACAACATCGACGCCGAACAGGCGCTGCTGGGCTCGCTGCTGTTCGACAATGCGGTGTTCGAGAAGCTGAGCGACCAGCTGCAGCCGCGGCATTTCTACGAGCCGTTCCACGCCCGTCTGTTCGCGGCGATCGAAGAATATATCAAGCGCGGTCAGCTGGCCGAGCCGATCATGCTGATGGAGCGCTTCCGCCAGGATGCGGCCTTCAACGAACTGGGCGGCCTGCGCTACCTGGCCGACCTCGTCGACCGGGCCCCGCCGGGGGCCAATGCGCCGGAATATGCGCGGCTGATCTACGACCTGGCCCTGCGCCGCGACCTGATCCGCATCGGCGGCGAGATCGCCGCCGACGCCACCAGCGACCGGCCGGCCCGCGACCAGATCGAATCCGCCGAACAGCAGCTCTACAGCCTGGCCGAAACCGGCGCGACATCGCAGGGCTTCGTGCCGTTCAGCGACGCCCTGCGGGGCGCGGTGGAGATGGCGGCCGAGGCCTTTGGCCGCGATGGAGGCCTGGCCGGCCTTTCGACCGGCCTGATCGACCTGGACCAGAAGCTGGGCGGCCTGCACCCCTCGGACCTGATCATCCTGGCCGCCCGCCCCTCCATGGGCAAAACCGCCCTGGCGGTGAACATCGCCTTCAACGTGGCCCGCAACTACGCCTGGGAGCCGCAGCCCGACGGCGGGCGCAAGACCGTCAATGGCGGCATCGTGGCCTTCTATTCGCTGGAAATGTCCGCCGAGCAGCTGGCCATGCGTATCCTCGCCGACGCTTCAGGTGTCTCCTCGGACCGCCTGCGAAAGGGCGAGATCGACGCCTCGGAGTTCGGCCGGGTGCGCGATGCGGCCTTCGAAATCGGAAGCTCGCCCCTGCATATCGACGCCACCGGCGGCCTGGCGCTGGCCAAGCTCGCCGCCCGCGCACGGCGCCTGAAGCGCCAGGCCGGCCTGGACCTTCTGATCGTCGACTACCTGCAGCTGATCACCCTGGGCGACGCCAGCCTGGCCAACAACCGGGTGCAGGAAGTCAGCCAGATCACCATGGGCCTCAAGGCCCTGGCCAAGGAGCTGTCGGTGCCGATCATCGCGCTGTCGCAGCTGTCGCGCCAGGTCGAGAGCCGCGAGGACAAGCGGCCCCAGCTCTCCGACCTGCGCGAATCCGGCTCGATCGAGCAGGACGCCGACGTGGTCATGTTCATCTATCGAGAGAGCTACTACAAAGGCCGCGCCGAGCCGCGCGAGGGCACGCCCGAGCACCTGGCCTGGCAGGAAGAGATGGACCATATCCGTGGCGTCGCCGAGGTGATCATCGGCAAGCAGCGCCACGGCCCGATCGGCACCGTCAAGCTGCACTACCACGAAGACACCACCCGCTTCGGCAACCTTGCCCGCGAGGGGCGGTTCGATCCGCGGTAGGGCTTGGTCGCAATCACAAACCATCCTCATGCTGAGGTGCTCGCCGCAAAGCGGCGGGCCTCGAAGCACGCAGCGGCAGCGCCAATGCGTCCTTCGAGGCCCGCTTCGCGGGCGCCTCAGGATAAGGAACTACAGTTAAATCTGGTGCTTACCCCGGCTTCTTGAACCGCAGCATGAACTGGTCCGTCTTGCCGCGGATCGAGGCGTCGAACACCAGGGCGGTGTGCGGATCGGCCGGGTTGCGCAGGGCGTCGCTCTCGCCGTCGAGCACGAAGCCGGCGCTCTCCACCTCCTGCTTGACCACCGCTTCGTCGATCCGGTGCAGCTTGTCCGGGTCGCGCAGGCCCGAGCCGGCCTCGGCGGCATGGTCGACGATCACCAGATAGCCGCCCGGTTTGATCGCCGCGAACAGGGCCTTGTCGTAGGCCGGCACGTCCAGCTTCAGCCGGGCCAGGTGCAGATCGTGATAGTTCTGGGCGGTCCAGATGATGTCGACCGGCCCCGCGCTGGCCAGGCCCGGCGGAGTGGCGTCGACCAAGCTGACATTGGCGTAGTGCGGGTCGGCGGCGATCTTGGCCGCCGCTGGCTCGGCGTCCGCCGATTTGGCGGGGGGCGTGGCGGCAAAGACATGGCCGCTAGGGCCCACCGCGACGCTGAAGATGCGGGTGAAGTAGCCGCCGCCCGGGATCAGGTCGACCACTTTGTCGCCGGGCTTGACCTGGGCGAAGGCCATCATCTCCGCCGGCTTGCGCGCCGCGTCGCGGGCGGTGTCGGCCGCCGGCCGGGCGCTGTCGGAGACCGCTGCGGCGTAGGACGAGGCCGGCATGTCGGCGGCCGCCGGAGCGGCCAGGGCCAGGCCGGAAGCGGCCAGGAGCCAAACGAACTTCATCGCGAACCCTCCCGAGGTCGTGTTTGCGAACTGATAGCAGATCGGCCCCATGGCCCACATTAAGGTTGAGCAATGTTCCGCGATGGAGCAGAATCTGCGAATCCGCGGCCGGCTCAGACCGGCGCCTGGAGTGAAGCGTCTCCATGACCACCGCCTCGGAGATCAGGCGGCCCGCCAACGCGGCGGATGTCGATCGCAACATCGCCATGCTGGGCTACGGCCTGCTCTTCTTCGCCATCTTCTTCGCCGGTGCGCCGGCCCTGATCGCCGTCGCGATCGCCTATGCCCGACGGCGGGACGTGAACTGCACCGTCGCCAGCCATCACCGGTTTCAAATCTACATCTTCTGGGTCGGCTTCGCCCTGACGCTTCTGATGGCGCTGTCGGGCCTCGCCGCCCTGCTCTCGATCATCGGCGACCTTCTGGGCGTGGTCAGCCAGGTGCGCTGGAACGGCTGGGACACGGTGCAGACCACCAGCCTGCATGTGGGACGGCCGTTCTTCATCTTCGCCACCGCCGCGGCGGGCCTCGGGGTGGTTACTGGCCTCTGGCTGATGGTCACCGCCGGCTACGGCTTCATTCGGCTTGCATACTCCCACGCGATCCCTCAGACCGCGCGCTGAAGCCCTCGCACTGAAGGTCTGAAGGAGTTCCGCGCATGACCCGCGCCCCGCTCGCGCCCTACCCTGCCCTGCGCCCGCGCCGGCTGCGCCAGGCGCCCTGGATCCGGAGCCTGGTGCGCGAGACCACCCTTTCGCCCAGCGACCTGATCTGGTCGATGGTGGTGCATGACGGG is a genomic window of Phenylobacterium montanum containing:
- a CDS encoding serine hydrolase domain-containing protein; amino-acid sequence: MKNKKIGCAAALAFTAAVSASSAQAQTQALKPAFEAQLKQHGVVGGGLAFVHGPAPAALILSGDARTEPRQAIDAETAYNWASITKTFTAIAILQLRDRGLLSLDDPITKYVPELRQVHDAYGSPDAITIRQLLTHSAGFRNPTWPWDCDDAKDCTWQPFEPTRWTQVAAMLPYTHVAFPPGSRWSYSNPGYVFLGQVIERLSGDDFEVYVDKNILKPLGMADSYFDRAPYFLQGHVSASWLRAGSRLEAQPFDYDTGITTSNSGLKAPLPDMVKYLRFLVGEPGNARYETVLKRSSLEEMWRGEVPVTEPGEAATAYTETSGGKPPMMGLGFFVMERNGHRYIYHDGDQAGFSSELLVDPDGKSAAILVVNTTDTGAETPASTHAISNTDPDPATDLRKSMRAALVDKVFPAAAKAP
- the rpsF gene encoding 30S ribosomal protein S6, with the protein product MAFYEHVVIARQDISPQQAEALNDQLKHLIEEGGGHIAKIEYWGLRNLTYRIKKNRKGHYSLLAIDAPAAAVKEMERQLSINEDVLRYMTVRVEELDLELSPVLARRDRDRGERGDREGGERPPRREFEDVPA
- the rpsR gene encoding 30S ribosomal protein S18, producing MTDVAPEAGAPAGGARRPFFRRRKVCPFSGANAPKIDYKDVKLLQRYVSERGKIVPSRITAVSAKKQRELAKAIKRARFLALLPYVVK
- the rplI gene encoding 50S ribosomal protein L9; its protein translation is MKVILLERVERLGHLGDVVNVKDGFARNFLLPRSKALRATSANMKVFEGQRADIEARNQKARDAASNAGEKLDGTSYVLIRQAGESGQLYGSVSGRDVADAVNAEGGKIDRSMVSLDKPIKTLGVHQVKVKLHAEVTVTVSINIARSQDEAERQARGENVIAAAFEEEARLDAEAAADMLEGGAGQLGEDRDFA
- a CDS encoding replicative DNA helicase → MALAPALELHSVTDDAGISHIPHNIDAEQALLGSLLFDNAVFEKLSDQLQPRHFYEPFHARLFAAIEEYIKRGQLAEPIMLMERFRQDAAFNELGGLRYLADLVDRAPPGANAPEYARLIYDLALRRDLIRIGGEIAADATSDRPARDQIESAEQQLYSLAETGATSQGFVPFSDALRGAVEMAAEAFGRDGGLAGLSTGLIDLDQKLGGLHPSDLIILAARPSMGKTALAVNIAFNVARNYAWEPQPDGGRKTVNGGIVAFYSLEMSAEQLAMRILADASGVSSDRLRKGEIDASEFGRVRDAAFEIGSSPLHIDATGGLALAKLAARARRLKRQAGLDLLIVDYLQLITLGDASLANNRVQEVSQITMGLKALAKELSVPIIALSQLSRQVESREDKRPQLSDLRESGSIEQDADVVMFIYRESYYKGRAEPREGTPEHLAWQEEMDHIRGVAEVIIGKQRHGPIGTVKLHYHEDTTRFGNLAREGRFDPR
- a CDS encoding class I SAM-dependent methyltransferase, whose translation is MKFVWLLAASGLALAAPAAADMPASSYAAAVSDSARPAADTARDAARKPAEMMAFAQVKPGDKVVDLIPGGGYFTRIFSVAVGPSGHVFAATPPAKSADAEPAAAKIAADPHYANVSLVDATPPGLASAGPVDIIWTAQNYHDLHLARLKLDVPAYDKALFAAIKPGGYLVIVDHAAEAGSGLRDPDKLHRIDEAVVKQEVESAGFVLDGESDALRNPADPHTALVFDASIRGKTDQFMLRFKKPG